One Ricinus communis isolate WT05 ecotype wild-type chromosome 7, ASM1957865v1, whole genome shotgun sequence genomic region harbors:
- the LOC8266492 gene encoding protein NRT1/ PTR FAMILY 5.2, whose protein sequence is MQNFYCNNLIIMDKVEEKGPANGRDDYTEDGTVDLKGRPILRSKTGRWRACWFIVGYEVFERMAYYGIASNLVLYLTKKLHEGTVASSNNVTNWAGTVWILPILGAYIADAHLGRFWTFIIASAIYLMGMTLLTLAVSLPSLRPPSCGPNIKEEDCDLKASALQKGIFYGALYIIAAGTGGTKPNISTMGADQFDDFEPKERTQKLSFFNWWMFSIFFGTLFSNTFLVYIQDNVGWTLGYALPTVGLAVSIAVFLVGTQFYRHKLPAGSPFTRIAQVLVAAFRKQHVPLPNDPKELHELSLEEYSRSGKFRIDHTPSLRFFDKAAVKTDSTSPWMLCPVTQVEETKQMMKMLPVLVVTFIPSTMLAQVHTLFIKQGTTLDRRMGPHFEIPPACLTAFVTIFMLISLVLYDRYFVPAVRRYTKNPRGITLLQRMGIGFILHVIIMTAACLAERRRLNVAKEHNIVEKDAIVPLSIFILLPQFALMGVADTFVEVAKLEFFYDQAPDGMKSLGTSYFTSSLGIGNFLSSFLLGTVADITKKHGHKGWILDNLNISHLDYYYAFLTILTFINLLAFFVVAKFFDYNSDVDAKKDLQEAVETSPNKLHTGDT, encoded by the exons atgcaaaacttttaTTGTAATAACCTGATAATAATGGATAAAGTAGAAGAGAAAGGCCCTGCAAATGGGAGAGACGATTACACGGAAGATGGAACTGTGGACCTTAAAGGGAGACCTATCTTACGATCAAAGACTGGCAGATGGAGAGCTTGTTGGTTCATCGTAG gataTGAGGTATTCGAGAGGATGGCATACTATGGGATAGCATCAAATCTAGTGTTGTATTTGACAAAGAAGCTCCATGAAGGCACTGTAGCATCTTCGAATAATGTTACCAACTGGGCTGGCACCGTCTGGATATTGCCAATTTTAGGTGCATACATTGCAGATGCTCATCTTGGCCGGTTCTGGACTTTTATCATTGCTTCTGCAATTTATCTCATG GGAATGACCCTGTTAACCTTGGCAGTTTCACTGCCTTCACTAAGGCCACCATCCTGTGGTCCTAACATCAAGGAAGAAGACTGTGACCTAAAGGCCTCAGCTCTTCAGAAGGGAATATTCTATGGGGCACTATACATAATAGCAGCAGGTACAGGTGGAACCAAGCCTAACATATCCACCATGGGCGCAGATCaatttgatgattttgaaCCCAAAGAAAGGACCCAAAAATTATCATTCTTCAATTGGTGGATGTTTAGTATTTTCTTTGGCACCCTCTTTTCAAACACATTCTTGGTTTACATCCAAGATAATGTGGGTTGGACCCTTGGTTATGCCCTTCCAACAGTCGGGTTAGCCGTTTCGATCGCTGTATTTCTGGTGGGCACTCAATTCTACAGGCATAAACTGCCGGCTGGGAGTCCTTTCACCAGGATTGCTCAAGTACTTGTTGCTGCATTCAGGAAGCAACATGTTCCCCTCCCAAATGACCCTAAAGAGCTTCATGAGCTTAGCCTTGAGGAGTACTCAAGATCAGGAAAATTCAGAATTGATCACACCCCTTCTTTAAG ATTCTTCGACAAAGCCGCTGTGAAGACAGACTCAACCTCGCCATGGATGCTATGTCCAGTGACCCAAGTAGAAGAAACCAAGCAAATGATGAAAATGCTTCCGGTTTTGGTGGTTACATTCATACCAAGCACCATGTTAGCTCAAGTACACACACTATTCATCAAACAGGGCACAACCTTAGATAGGCGCATGGGACCTCATTTTGAAATCCCACCAGCATGTCTAACAGCATTCGTGACAATCTTCATGCTGATTAGCCTTGTCCTTTATGATCGTTATTTCGTGCCAGCAGTTAGACGATACACTAAAAATCCAAGAGGAATTACATTGCTACAAAGAATGGGAATTGGGTTTATCTTGCATGTGATTATAATGACCGCAGCTTGCTTAGCTGAAAGGAGAAGACTTAATGTTGCAAAGGAACATAACATTGTTGAAAAGGATGCCATAGTTCCTCTGAGTATTTTTATACTCCTTCCTCAGTTTGCTTTGATGGGTGTTGCTGATACTTTTGTGGAAGTTGCAAAGTTGGAGTTTTTCTATGACCAAGCACCAGACGGAATGAAGAGCTTGGGGACTTCATATTTTACTAGTAGTTTGGGAATTGGGAATTTCTTGAGTAGTTTTCTGCTGGGAACAGTTGCTGATATCACAAAGAAACATGGTCATAAAGGGTGGATTTTGGATAATCTAAATATCTCTCACTTAGACTACTATTATGCATTCTTAACTATCCTGACGTTCATTAACTTGTTGGCCTTCTTCGTCGTGGCTAAGTTCTTTGATTACAATAGCGATGTGGATGCGAAAAAGGATTTGCAGGAAGCCGTTGAAACTTCACCAAACAAGCTTCATACTGGAGATACTTGA
- the LOC8266491 gene encoding protein NRT1/ PTR FAMILY 5.2, whose product MCFIKGKYNSHDVLLRPLIISTRSFLLSPSQMAKLGEEEEEGPVDGKEDYTEDGTVDIKGKPVLRSKTGRWRACSFIVGYEIFERMAYYGIASNLVLYLTKKLHEGTVASSNNVTNWVGTVWILPILGAYIADAHLGRFWTFLISSAIYLMGMSLLTLAVSVHALRPPSCGQGIKEELCDKRASPLQKGVFYGALYIIAVGTGGTKPNISTMGADQFDEFQPKERIQKLSFFNWWMFSIFFGTLFSSTFLIYIQDNVGWSLGYGLPTAGLAVSIIVFLIGTPFYRHKLPAGSPFTKIAQVLVAATRKWKDPLPNDPKELHELGIEEYSRSEKFRIDHTLSLRFLDKAAVKSGSSSSPWILCPVTQVEETKQMIKMLPVLLTTLIPSTVVAQVGTFFIRQGTTLDRSMGPNFEIPPACLTAFVTIFMLISLILYDRYVVPITRRYTKNPRGITLLQRMGIGLFLHIIIMVIACIAERKRLSVAKEHKIFGKSDTVPLSIFILLPQFALMGVADAFVEVAKLEFFYDQAPEGMKSLGTSYFTSSLGIGNYLSSFLLTTVSDVTKTHGHRGWILDNLNISHLDYYYAFLAILSFLNFLAYLLVAKFFVYNVDQESKRNMQEAIIESSPSRKI is encoded by the exons ATGTGctttataaaaggaaaatataacTCACATGATGTGTTACTAAGACCTCTAATTATCTCCACCCGtagctttcttctttctccatCACAAATGGCTAAGttaggagaagaagaagaagaaggtcCTGTAGATGGGAAAGAAGACTACACAGAAGATGGGACTGTTGATATCAAAGGTAAACCTGTCTTAAGATCAAAGACAGGCAGATGGAGAGCTTGTTCCTTCATAGTAg GATATGAAATATTTGAGAGGATGGCATATTATGGAATAGCATCAAATCTGGTGTTGTATTTGACAAAGAAGCTCCATGAGGGCACTGTAGCATCTTCGAACAATGTCACAAATTGGGTCGGCACTGTTTGGATTCTGCCCATTTTAGGTGCATACATTGCGGATGCTCATCTTGGCCGATTCTGGACTTTTCTCATTTCTTCTGCAATTTATCTTATG GGAATGTCCCTGCTAACCCTAGCAGTTTCAGTACATGCTCTAAGACCTCCATCATGCGGTCAAGGGATCAAAGAAGAGCTATGCGACAAGAGAGCTTCCCCTTTGCAAAAGGGTGTTTTCTACGGTGCACTATACATAATTGCAGTAGGTACAGGTGGAACTAAGCCAAACATATCTACAATGGGTGCAGATCAGTTTGATGAATTTCAACCTAAGGAAAGGATACAAAAGCTCTCATTCTTTAACTGGTGGATGTTTAGCATTTTCTTCGGCACCCTATTTTCAAGTACTTTTTTGATATACATACAAGATAATGTAGGTTGGAGCCTTGGCTATGGCCTTCCTACTGCAGGGCTTGCGGTTTCCATCATTGTGTTCTTGATTGGCACTCCATTCTACAGGCATAAGTTGCCTGCAGGTAGTCCATTCACGAAGATAGCACAGGTCTTGGTTGCTGCTACAAGGAAGTGGAAGGATCCTCTCCCGAATGACCCAAAAGAGCTTCATGAACTTGGCATAGAGGAGTATTCAAGATCTGAGAAATTTAGAATTGATCACACCCTTTCCTTAAg ATTCCTTGACAAAGCTGCTGTAAAGAGTGGATCAAGTTCATCGCCTTGGATACTTTGCCCCGTGACTCAAGTTGAAGAAACAAAGCAAATGATAAAAATGCTTCCAGTTTTACTAACCACATTAATACCGAGCACCGTTGTAGCTCAAGTAGGCACATTTTTCATCAGACAAGGCACCACCTTAGACAGAAGCATGGGACCTAATTTTGAAATCCCACCAGCATGTCTAACAGCATTTGTGACGATCTTTATGCTGATAAGCTTAATCTTATATGATCGTTACGTTGTGCCAATTACCAGGCGCTACACAAAAAATCCAAGAGGGATTACATTGCTGCAAAGAATGGGAATTGGTCTGTTCCTGCATATAATCATTATGGTCATAGCTTGCATAGCTGAAAGAAAGAGACTTAGTGTGGCTAAAGAACATAAAATCTTTGGTAAAAGTGATACAGTTCCTCTTAGCATTTTTATACTTCTTCCACAGTTTGCTTTGATGGGTGTTGCTGATGCTTTTGTGGAAGTTGCAAAGCTAGAGTTCTTCTATGATCAAGCACCAGAAGGAATGAAAAGCTTGGGGACTTCATATTTCACTAGTAGCTTGGGAATTGGGAATTACCTGAGTAGTTTTCTTCTAACAACAGTTTCTGATGTCACTAAGACGCATGGCCACAGAGGGTGGATACTGGATAATCTAAACATATCTCACTTAGACTACTATTATGCATTCTTGGCAATCCTCAGCTTTCTCAATTTTCTAGCCTATTTACTTGTTGCTAAGTTCTTTGTTTATAATGTCGATCaagaatccaaaagaaatatgCAGGAAGCAATAATTGAAAGTTCGCCAAGCAGAAAAATCTGA
- the LOC8266494 gene encoding BRCA1-associated RING domain protein 1 isoform X2, translating to MADSMKHNSVIRSMNPWVLHLQKLGLELKCPLCLNFLKRPFLLPCDHIFCNSCLHERTKFASECPVCKAQYVGRDLRPLPFIENMVAIYRSLDSAFCANMFQSSCSDTGKISEQCPTSAGADCNDKLSKESIGQEDNSSSGRSMYLLKGNQLAQVPLNSSQNGARNIDMADKSNVQRVTKDGEYEIVGGDAKQNINSTPISSQVRAGRLQECGLLRISTNQSDQLSTGSPPSFGDVKSPENDSCDQGDDSPTNYQAIRLVKRSPDDMTSQERHDGFASGTEGGNLRDPKRHKKLDYGQLNRDTNRSSPISSQTENPGACCSQLGHKFVPPHIDGQPPALLEDSSVAKIMCGFCQSSRTSKDTGPMLHYVNGKLVEGDEASGSNALHVHRICIEWAPQVYFVDETVKNLKAELARGSKLKCSKCGLKGAALGCFQKSCRRSYHVTCAMEIAGCRWDYDNFLVLCPSHSSVRFPDEKKSKSKKHSLECHHVPTQVPPQQPNFWAESATGAKEWVFCGSALSSEEKSLLIEFGRMIGVPVTKFWQPNVTHVIAATDTKGACTRTLKVLMAILNGRWVLTIDWVKACMRSMHYVDEEPYEVSLDNHGCHSGPRTGRLSVLDNAPKLFSGLNFYFAGDFVSGYKEDLQNLVLAAGGTILDSKEKVVEQSHNEATPSRTLVVYNFDPPLGCKLGEEVTILWQRLSEAEDLAAKIGSQVIAHTWLLESIASYKFQPFVSLNSTHDDNNLLA from the exons ATTTGAGGCCCTTGCCTTTCATTGAAAACATGGTGGCAATCTATAGAAGTTTGGATTCTGCTTTCTGTGCCAATATGTTTCAGTCCAGCTGCTCTG ATACTGGGAAAATTTCAGAGCAATGCCCAACTTCAGCAGGTGCAGATTGCAATGATAAATTGAGTAAGGAATCAATTGGTCAGGAAGACAATTCAAGCAGTGGAAGGTCCATGTATTTGCTAAAAGGCAATCAGTTAGCTCAGGTTCCATTGAATTCTTCTCAAAATGGGGCTCGAAACATTGACATGGCAGACAAATCCAATGTGCAAAGAGTAACTAAAGACGGAGAATATGAGATAGTTGGTGGTGATGCTAAACAAAATATCAATTCTACACCTATAAGTTCCCAGGTGAGAGCTGGTAGGCTCCAAGAGTGTGGGCTTTTGAGAATAAGTACAAATCAGTCTGATCAATTGTCAACTGGCAGTCCTCCTTCATTTGGTGATGTTAAAAGTCCAGAAAATGACAGCTGTGATCAGGGTGATGAT AGTCCAACAAATTATCAAGCAATACGACTGGTCAAGCGAAGTCCTGATGACATGACAAGTCAGGAAAGGCATGATGGTTTTGCCTCTGGAACTGAAGGAGGCAATTTAAGAGACCCAAAGAGACATAAGAAGTTGGACTATGGACAATTAAATCGAGACACAAATAGGAGCAGCCCAATTAGCTCTCAAACTGAAAATCCGGGGGCCTGTTGTTCTCAATTAGGACATAAGTTTGTGCCACCTCATATTGATGGACAGCCTCCTGCATTGTTAGAAGACTCATCTGTGGCAAAAATTATGTGTGGATTTTGTCAGTCCTCCAGAACATCAAAG GACACGGGTCCAATGCTCCACTATGTCAATGGGAAGTTGGTAGAGGGAGATGAGGCATCTGGATCCAATGCCCTACATGTTCACAGGATATGTATTGAATG GGCTCCGCAAGTGTATTTTGTTGATGAAACTGTTAAGAATCTGAAGGCAGAATTGGCTAGGGGTTCGAAGTTAAAGTGCAGCAAATGTGGGCTTAAGGGAGCAGCTCTAGGCTGCTTTCAGAAATCTTGCCGTAGAAGCTACCATGTTACCTGTGCGATGGAAATTGCTGGGTGCAGATGGGATTAT gATAACTTCCTTGTGCTTTGTCCATCCCATTCTTCAGTCAGATTTCCAGACGAGAAGAAATCCAAGTCTAAGAAGCACAGCTTAGAATGTCATCACGTGCCAACTCAAGT ACCCCCACAACAGCCTAACTTTTGGGCAGAATCAGCCACTGGAGCGAAGGAATGGGTATTTTGTGGATCTGCTCTATCTTCTGAGGAAAAG TCTCTTTTGATTGAGTTTGGGCGCATGATTGGTGTGCCTGTGACTAAATTCTGGCAACCAAATGTCACACATGTTATTGCTGCCACAGATACAAAGGGGGCATGTACCAGGACACTGAAAGTTCTAATGGCCATTTTGAACGGAAGATGGGTTCTTACAATTGACT GGGTGAAGGCATGCATGAGATCTATGCATTATGTGGATGAAGAACCTTATGAAGTCAGTCTTGATAACCATGGATGCCATAGTGGCCCCAGAACTGGCAGGCTCAGTGTGTTGGATAAT GCGCCGAAGCTCTTTAGCGGCTTAAATTTCTATTTCGCTGGTGACTTTGTCTCGGGTTACAAGGAAGATCTCCAGAATTTGGTCCTTGCTGCCGGAGGTACTATTTTGGATAGCAAGGAAAAAGTAGTGGAGCAAAGTCATAACGAGGCGACACCTTCAAGAACATTAGTTGTCTATAACTTTGATCCTCCACTGGGATGCAAGTTAGGAGAAGAAGTTACAATTCTCTGGCAGAGACTAAGTGAAGCAGAAGATCTAGCTGCTAAAATTGGATCCCAGGTCATTGCCCATACATGGCTATTAGAGTCTATTGCTTCCTATAAGTTCCAACCTTTTGTCAGCTTAAATAGTACTCATGATGACAATAACTTGTTAGCATAA